In one window of Carassius auratus strain Wakin unplaced genomic scaffold, ASM336829v1 scaf_tig00214358, whole genome shotgun sequence DNA:
- the myoz3a gene encoding myozenin-2 gives MQTAHQSLTKQRKQQTMILSREAQGGLNLGKKISIPRDVMMEELNLNTNRGSIMFQERQRRVERYTLENSAEAPTITYNNMDQNQILNQNHMMTDLQGGKENLLYPVAGKHSLVTSLKNTVAKKGSPNVLAPGYSGPLREIPREKFNATVIPKSYCSPWQEALGENEELRSSLNTQIAEPEKLPPANYRCFNRAAVPFGGPVRSQRVIPVIGFEALETPSLSSMTLATMSKRRNFNRAPRGWGVGYSPESNDL, from the exons ATGCAGACAGCACATCAGAGTCTCACCAAACAGAGAAAGCAGCAGACCATGATCCTGAGCAGAGAAGCACagggag GTCTGAACCTTGGGAAGAAGATCAGCATACCGAGAGATGTGATGATGGAGGAGCTGAACCTGAACACCAACAGAGGATCCATCATGTTCCAGGAGCGCCAGAGGAGAGTGGAGAGATACACGCTGGAGAACTCAGCAGAGGCTCCCACCATCACATAC AACAACATGGATCAGAATCAAATCCTGAACCAGAACCACATGATGACAGACCTGCAGGGAGGGAAAGAAAACCTGCTGTATCCAGTGGCCGGTAAACACAGCCTCGTCACCTCCCTGAAGAACACAGTGGCCAAGAAAGGAAGCCCAAATGTGCTGGCACCAG GCTACTCTGGACCGCTGAGAGAGATCCCTCGAGAGAAATTCAACGCCACGGTGATCCCGAAGTCTTATTGTTCACCGTGGCAGGAAGCCCTGGGAGAAAACGAAGAGCTGCGGTCTTCACTCAACACTCAGATAGCAGAACCAGAGAAACTCCCGCCGGCGAACTACAGGTGCTTTAACAG agccGCGGTGCCATTTGGAGGTCCTGTGCGCAGTCAGAGGGTGATTCCTGTTATTGGGTTTGAAGCTCTGGAGACTCCAAGTCTTTCTAGCATGACCTTGGCCACCATGTCCAAACGACGCAACTTCAACAGAGCCCCGCGGGGATGGGGTGTGGGATACTCGCCCGAGTCAAATGACCTGTGA
- the LOC113091899 gene encoding pre-mRNA-splicing factor RBM22-like — translation MATSLGSNTYNRQNWEDSDFPILCQTCLGENPYIRMTKEKYGKECKICARPFTVFRWCPGVRMRFKKTEVCQTCSKMKNVCQTCLLDLEYGLPIQVRDTGMSIKDDIPRSDVNKEYYTQNMEREIQNSDGTRPIGMLGKAQNPSDMLLKLARATPYYKRNRPHICSFWVKGECKRGEECPYRHEKPTDPDDPLADQNIKDRYYGINDPVADKLLKRVSSMPRLDPPEDKSITTLYIGGLGENVTDSELRNNFYQYGEIRTITLVQRQQCAFIQFATRQGAELAAEKTFNKLIINGCRLAVKWGRSHASKEMDVKDGIDEIGIGQEPVPGLPTTLPPPPALEEEAPANYFNLDPISSPALMNISLPPPPGLPNPPPPGFGAPMFHPMGPPPPPPMALRPPGHIHYPSQDPQRMGAHAAIRHSN, via the exons ATGGCGACGTCCCTGGGCTCAAACACCTACAACAGACAGAACTGGGAAGATTCG GACTTCCCTATTCTCTGTCAAACATGTCTTGGGGAAAATCCATACATTCGCATG ACCAAGGAAAAGTATGGCAAGGAATGTAAG ATATGTGCACGTCCCTTCACTGTTTTCCGCTGGTGTCCTGGTGTACGGATGCGCTTTAAGAAGACTGAGGTGTGTCAGACCTGCAGTAAGATGAAGAACGTCTGTCAGACATGTTTGCTGGACCTGGAGTACG gTCTTCCAATCCAGGTCAGAGACACAGGCATGTCCATCAAAGATGACATACCGAGGTCTGACGTGAACAAGGAATATTACACTCAGAATATGGAGAGAGAG ATCCAAAACTCAGATGGTACCAGACCGATAGGGATGCTGGGTAAAGCACAGAACCCCAGTGACATGCTGCTGAAGCTGGCACGAGCCACACCGTACTACAAACGCAACAGACCCCATATCTGCTCCTTCTGGGTGAAGGGAGAGTGTAAGAGAGGAGAGGAGTGTCCCTACAG GCATGAGAAACCCACAGACCCTGATGATCCTCTGGCCGATCAGAACATTAAAGATCGTTATTATGGCATCAATGATCCAGTGGCAGATAAACTTCTGAAGAGAGTGTCCAGCATGCCTCGACTGGACCCACCTGAGGACAAGTCCATCACAACGTTATACATTGGGGGACTGGGAGAAAACGTCACTGACTCTGAGCTCAG AAATAATTTCTACCAGTACGGTGAGATCCGTACAATCACGTTGGTTCAAAGGCAGCAGTGTGCATTCATTCAGTTCGCCACACGACAGGGAGCAGAGCTCGCAGCAGAGAAGACCTTCAATAAGCTCATCATTAATGGCTGCAGGTTGGCGGTGAAGTGGGGCAGATCACATGCCTCTAAAGAGATGGATGTCAAGGATGGGATCGATGAGATCGGCATCGGACAAGAACCAGTACCTGGTCTCCCTACAA CTCTACCGCCACCCCCTGCTCTGGAGGAGGAAGCACCTGCTAACTACTTTAACCTGGACCCCATCAGCTCTCCTGCGCTCATGAACATCAGTCTGCCACCTCCACCTGGTCTCCCAAACCCACCGCCACCAG GTTTTGGAGCTCCCATGTTCCACCCCATGGGCCCTCCTCCACCTCCCCCGATGGCTTTGAGACCTCCAGGCCACATCCATTATCCTTCCCAGGATCCCCAGCGCATGGGTGCGCATGCTGCCATTCGCCACAGCAATTGA